Genomic window (Deinococcus arcticus):
CCGCCTGTTCCGCGTGCCCAACCCAGAAGCGGCCAACCCCGAAGACGCCGGCGCCGCCCCAGAAAGCCCCCACTTTGACCCCGAAGGTATTGGGCACGAGGACGAGAGCAAGCCGCCGACAGCTGACTTTCTGCGCCACCTCAACCCGCACAGCCTGAAGGTGACGCGCGGGTTTGTGGAACCCAGCGTGGCGGGCGACCCCGAGGACACGCGTTACCAGTTCGAGCGCCAGGGCTATTTCTGGCGCGACCCGGTGGACAGCCGCCCGGACGCCCTGGTGTTTGGCCGCATCATCACGCTGAAGGACACGTGGGGGAAGGCGGATGGTGGCCGGCCGATGGCAGAGGGCAAAGGCAAGAAGGTTGAGGGGTCCAGGGGTCCGGGGGCCGAGAAACAGCAGGAGAAGGCGGCCCCGCTTCCTGCCTCCCACGCTCCACTGCCCCCCGAACAGGAGGCCGAGGTGGCCCGCCTGACCGGGCTGGGGGCCGCCGAGGCCGACGCGCGCACGGCGGCGCGGGACGAGGCGCTGCGGGCCTTTGTGCAGGGGGCGGCGCCGGACGCCACGCTGGGGCAGGTGGTGTCGTGGGCGGTCAACGACCTCGCGCCGGGACTGCGCGCGGGCACGGTGAAGGTGGCAGCCGCCGCCCTCTCGCCGCTGGCGGCGCGGCTGGCGGCGGGCGAGCTGACCACCCGCGTGGCCCGCGACGTGCTGGCGCGCGCGGCGGCCAGCGGTGAAGCGCCGCTGAGCATCATTGAACGCGAGGGGCTGACGGCGGGCCTGTCTGCCGAGGACCTGGCGGCGGCCGTGGCCGGGGTGCTGGCGGCCAACCCCGACAAGGTGGCGGCCTATCACGCCGGCAAGACCGCGCTGATGGGCTTTTTTACCGGGCAGGTGATGCGCGCCACGCAGAACAAGGCCCAGCCGCAGGCGGTGGCCGAGGCCCTGACCCAGGCCCTGGACGCCCGCGCAGGTTAAGGTCCCCCGGGCACCCCCACAGGGGGCCGCGCAATCCAGCGTGCCCGGGAAGCGCGGCCCCTGTACAGTGGCCCTGATGAAGCCAAAGACCTCTCTTTCCCTTGCCCTGCTGCTGGGCACCGCCCTCTCGCTGGGCAGCGTCGCCAGCGCGCTGAGCCTGTCGGACCCCAAGGTATACACCGTGCCGGGGGCCAACACCCGTGTGGCCGCCTTCCTGCCTGGCGGCCAGGTGGCGGTGAACGCGGACAACGGGGTGCTGATCCTGGACCAGAATCTCAAGACGGTGCGCAGCTGGTACACCCTGCCAGACGAGGTGACCGGGCTGGTCAGCAGTCCCAACGGCGCGCGGGTGGCGGCCATGACGAGCAGCCGCTGGGCCGTGTGGGACGCCGTCACGGGCCGCGAGGTGCGCGGCGGCCAGAGCGTCTACGACACCCGGCTGGGCTTTGACGCTCAGGGCGAACTGCTGCTGCAGGATGACGGCACCCTCTACCGCGTGAACATTGCCAGTGGGCAGCGCCAGGAGGTCCTGGGCGACGGCGAACTGTACGACATGGCCGTGAGCCCGGACGGCACGCTGCTGGTGGCCCTGTACGAGGACCGCGTGGAACTGGTGCGCCTGAGCAGCGGCGAGGTGCTGGCCAAGGCGCCAGTCGAAGGCGAACCCTACGAGGTGGCCGCCACCTTTGCGCCGTCGGGTGAAGCGGCGGTGGTGCGCCTGGACGAACAGGCCCTGGTGCTGCGCGCCGGGCAGGCACCCACGGCCCTGGAAGACGGCGAGGACCTCTCGCAGCGCGGCAGCGTGGTGTTCCTCAACCCACAGCAGTTCGTCTATGCCCTGTACGGCGACGGTCAGCTGTACGACGCCCAGAGCGGCAAGATGGTGGGCGATCCCCTGGAATTCGACAGCGCTGGGCCCCTGGTGGCAGGCCCCGACGGCACGGTGCTGGCGCTGGGCCGCGCCGTGGGCCGCCTGAGCACCGCCAATCTGAGCGCCCCCGCGCGGCCCCAGGTGAACCTGCCGTCCAGCAACGCGCTGGTGGGCGCTTTCGTGGGCGGCGTGCCGCACGCCGGCGTGGCCGAATTCATCAACCTGAAAACGGGTACGGCGCTGAACGTGGGCAGCCGGGGCACCCTGTGGGCGGCTGAAGCCACGGGCGACAGCGTGTGGACCCTGGGCGGGGTCACGGTGAACGTGTACCGCGCGGGCAAGATCACGCGGGTGGGCACCCTGGACGAGGACGCCGAATACGAAACCCTGCGCGCCACGCCGGGGGGCCAGTTCGCGGCGGCCAGCGGCTACTACGGCGCGGCGCTGCTGGATGGCCGCAGCGGCAAGGTGCTGGGCAAGGTCACCGAAACGCAGCTGAAGGTGGAAGACATTCACGGCGCCCTGCCCACCCTGGACGGCAAGGGGCTGATCATCACGCCGCACGAGGGCGATCCCTTCCGCTACGACCTGGCCAGCAAGAAGCGCGCCACCGTCTTCAAGCTGCCCGCCGAGGCCGAGGTCTACGATCTGCACCAGAGCCCCGGCGGCACCCTGGCCGTGCTGTACGGCACGGAGGACGATGACCGCGTGGCCCTGGTCAAGCCCGGCGCCACCACCGCCTTCAAGACCCTGACCTTTCCCGGCTCGGTGCGCGCCCTGCGCTTCAGCCCCGACGGCAAGCTTCTGGCGGTGCTGACCGGCGACGCCCAGAACGCCCTGCAGGTGTACGACACCGCCACCGGCGCCGTGCTGGCCCGCGCCGGGTCCTTCAGCCTGCGCACCTCACTGCTGGTGTGGAACCCCGGCGGCACCGAGCTGCTGGTGGGTTCGGGCCTGCTGGGCCAGAGTGGCAGCGCCACGGTGTACACGGTCAGGAAGTAAGAGCCACGGGCTGTGGGCCATGAGCCACGGGGGCACAGCCCCGGGCTCATGGCCCTTCTCGTGGGCTGAGGGGTGAACAGACCTGGGGCAACCGTGGTTCTTCGCTGGACACCGGCAGGCGTGGGCGCCCCTCTCCCTCTGGCTCAAAGCCCATGGCCCACAGCCTCTTTCCTGCCCTAATTCAGCGTCCGGCCTCCCTGCGCGCCCTGCTGGGCCAGCAGCTCGCCGGCGCGGCGCAGGTGCTCTTGCAGGGTGCCGTGCCAGTCGTCGCTTTCAGGGGTGTGGCTCAGGGCCTGCTGGGCGTAGGCGTAGGCGGCAGCCGGGTTGGGAAAGCCCTGCTGGGCCAGCACGTCGGCCGCCATCTGGGACGCCGTGAGCCAGTCACGGCTGCCCGGCGCGGCCTCGCGGATCACGCGCTCGTAGTGCTCCAGGGCGTCGTCGAGCTGAAAATAATCCAGGGCCACGCTGCCCAGCACCAGACTGGCGGGAATCACCGCTCCCTGGGCCAGGGCCTGTTCGGCGGCCTGCTGGGCTTCGGGCAGGCGGCCCAGGCGGTAATCACACTCGGCCAGGTCTGCCAGCACCTCGGGCAGGTAGGGGTAGTCCGCTTCCGAGAGGGCCGCTTCCAGCTTCTCGCGGGCTTCCACGGGGCGGTCCAGGTCCAGCAGGGCCACGCCCAGTTCATGGTTGGCGTACGGGCGGTCGCCGTCCCCGGCCAGCCGCAGCGCCTCGGCAAAGGCGTCCAGGGCCTGCTCGGTCTGGCCCAGGTGGGTGAGCACCTGCCCGCGCACCAGCGCCACGCCGTAACTGGGGTCACCATACTGGGCTTCCAGGCGCGCGGCCTCGCGGATCATGTCGTGTGCCGGCGCCGGCTGGCCCAGGTTCAGCAGGGCCTGGGCGCGCAGGTAGTGCCAGGTGGCGAGATTCAGGCCCTGTTCCTCGGCCTCGTCGGGGGCGGGGCGCGCGGCGTACAGGGGCCGGGCCTGATCCAGCGCGGCCTTTGCGGCCTCGGGCTGGCCCAGTTGCAGGTGCAGCGCCGCCTGTTCCTGCAGCATCACCGCGCGGTTGATGCCCGAGGCCAGATGCGCGGCCTCGGCGTACAGCCCCGCCGCCTCGGCGCTCTGGCCCAGGCTCTCGTGGGCGTCGGCCTCCCAGGAACGCAGGCGCCAGCGCAGGTGCAGCGGCAATTCGGTGCTGGCCACGTGCACTTCCAGCGCCTCGGCCGGCTTGCCGGACAGCGCCAGGGCGCACAGGGCGTGAAAGCGCACCAGCGCGTCCGGGCTCTCGCGCACCGCCTGGGGAGGCGGGGGGGCTTCCTCGCCGCGGGTGCGGGCGTCCAGTTCGGCCCACAGGGCGACAGACAGCGCGTCCTCGCGCCGCGCGGGGTCCAGGGTGCGGGCCTCGCGCAGCGCCGCGCCCAGTTCAGCCAGGGCGGCGTCGCCGTACAGGGCGTGCAGGTGCGCCAGATACAGCGCCAGCCGGGCCCGCTCGGGCTTCCCGGCCTCGCGCATGGCGGCTTCCAGAATGCCAAAAGCCGCGTCGTAGTCGCCCCCCGCGAGCGCCGCGCACACTTGCTGCCAGGTGGTGGCTACGTCAATCATTCTCTGGCAGGATACTGCGCCGCTCCCCGGTTCTCCCTCTTTTGCCGCTTGCGGCGTGCGGGCATGTGGGGTCTGATGGCCGCATGACCCACCGCACCCGCGCTTCGCGCTCCTCTGCCTCAGGCTGGCCTGTGCTGGGTGGCCTGCTGGCCCTGGGCCTGTTTGCTGTTCTGGGCCTGCTGGGCTGGCAGGCGCTGGCCCGCAGCCAGAGCGCCCCGCTGAGCGCCGCCGAGTTCCGTTCGCTGCTGGAGGCCGGGCAGGTGGAGCGGGTGGTGGTTCGGGGCGAGGTCGCCCAGGTGAGCCTGCAAGGCCAGCGCCGCACCCACCGCCTCGCCTGGCCAGATGGCCGCCCTGGTTCTCCAGACGGCCCGCTGCTCCGGGCGCTGGACCGGCAGGACGTGGAAGTGCGCTTCGAGCAGCGCGCCCCGTGGCTTGCCCTGCTGCTTGGTGCGCTGCCGCCCCTGCTGGCTCTGGCACTGTTCGTGGCCCTGCCGCTGACGCTGCTGGGGTTGCTGCTGTGGCGGCTGCGGGTGGCGCGGCCAGGGCAACGCTAAAGAGCAGGTGTAAGACGGGACTCACTCACGCACCTTGAGTCTGGTAGACTCAAGTTCAGCGGGCGAGGCCCGCCCTGTTCCCCATTCCCCCTTCTCCCCATTCGGAGGACTGTTCTTGAAACGGCTCAATCCCTGGCTGATCGTTCTGTTTGTCCTGGCCCTGTTCCTGATGTTCTCGCAGGCGCCCATCAGTGGACGAACCAGCGTGAGTTACGACCAATTTAAAGATCTGCTGGGTGAGGGCAAGGTGGCCCAGGTGGTGGTGCGCGAGAACAACGCCACGGTCACCCTGAAAGCACCCACGCAGATCACCGTGCCCGGCCCGGCCAACCAGGCGCCGCGCACGCCCACGGTGGAGAACTTCACGGTGCTGCTGCCCAACAACCAGGCCATCCGCGACGAGACGCTGATCCCGGAGCTGGAGCGCCAGGACGTGCAGCTGCGCTTCGAGCGGCCCAGTCAGTGGCTGGGCATCCTGCTAAACTTCCTGCCCATCATCCTGCTGTTCGCCATGATGTATTTCTTCTTCATGCGGGCCCAGGGCGGCCAGAACGGCGTGATGCAGTTTGGCCAGAGCCGCGCCAAGAAGTACGGTAAGGAAAACCGCGTGCCCACCAAGTTCACCGATGTGGCGGGCCACGAGGAAGCCAAGCGCGAACTGGTGGAAGTGGTGGACTTCCTGAAGAACCCCGGCAAGTATCACCAGATTGGCGCCGAGATTCCCAAGGGCGTGCTGCTGGTGGGCCCTCCCGGCACGGGGAAAACGCTGCTGGCGCGCGCCATCGCCGGTGAGGCCGACGTGCCGTTCTTCAGTGTCAGCGCCTCGGAGTTCATGGAGATGTTCGTGGGCGTGGGCGCCAGCCGCGTGCGCACCCTGTTCGAGGACGCCCGCAAGAGTGCCCCGGCCATCATGTTCATTGACGAGATTGATTCGATTGGCCGCAAGCGTGGCGCCGGCATTGGCGGCGGGCACGACGAGCGCGAACAGACCCTGAACCAGATTCTCTCGGAGATGGACGGCTTTGATAAGGCCAGCAGCGTCATCGTGCTGGGCGCCACCAACCGCCCCGACGTGCTGGATCCCGCCCTGCTGCGCCCCGGGCGCTTTGACCGGCAGGTGACGATTGACCTGCCCAACCTGAAAGAGCGCGAGGCGATCCTGAAGGTGCACCTGCGCAACAAGCCGATGGCGCAGGGCGTGGACGTCAACGAGATTGCCAAGAGCACCCCGTACTTCTCGGGGGCCGACCTGAAGAACGTAACCAACGAGGCCGCCCTGGAAGCCGCCCGCCTGAGCAAGACCCAGATTGACATGAGCGACTTCTACCGGGCGCTGGACAAGATCACCCTGGGCCTGGAAAACGGCTCGCTGACCATCAGCGACCAGGAAAAGAAGGCCATTGCCTACCACGAGGCCGGGCACGCCGTGACGGCCGCCGTGATTCCGGGGAGCGACAAGCTGCAGAAGGTGAGCATCATTCCGCGTGGCCGCGCGCTGGGCGCCGCGTTCTACCTGCCCGAAGAGCAGGTACTGATGAGCAAGGAGCGCCTGGAAAACCAGCTGGTGGTGGCTCTGGGTGGGCGCGCCGCCGAGGAAGTGTTCATGGGCAGCGTGACCAGTGGCGCCGCCGACGACTTCCGCAAGGCCACCAACATCGCCCGGCGCATGGTGCTGGAGTGGGGCATGGGCGACAACTTCAAGAACATGGCGCTGACCACCGACAGCGGCCCCGTGTTCCTGGGCGAGGACATGGCCAAGCCCAAGGCGTTCAGCGAGCACACCAGCCAGCTGGTGGACGAGGACGTCAAGCGCATCCTGACGCGTGCCTACGAGCGCGCCCGCGACCTGGTAACGCAGTACCGTCAGGCCATGCATGAGGTGGCCGAGGCCCTGCTCTCGCAGGAACTGATTACCGGCGACGTGGTGCGCGAGGCCGTGTCCCGCGTGGGCGGCGAAACGCAGCCCATGCCCCAGACGACCGCGTAACCTCCTTGCGCCTGAAGCCCCCTGCTCCGCGCAGGGGGTTTTTGTTATGCCGCGAGGCCCTGCGCAGGCAGGGAGTGGGCACAGAGCCCTGCTGGCCCGCGCCTTTGACGAGGACCTGGGGTCTGCGGTGTCTGCCGAGGAGGGGCACGCTCTGCCCGGCCACACGAACGTCCTGCTGCGCAAGGCTCTCGGAAGAACCGGGAACCCATGAGCCTTCCCTCTGGCCGCTTCAGCAGTCAAGCACGGTATGGCCAGCGGCCCGCAGGGCAGCCGTGGCCCCGGCCTGCTGGGCCTGTTTGACCAGCACGTAATCGGTATCGAAGGTGCTGAGCGCAAAGATGCCCACCCCGGCGTCGCGCAGGGGGCCAAGCACGCCCGCCAGAATGCCGGTCAGGTGAAAGGGAAAGGGGCCATGGAGCTTCAGCGCCACCCAGCCGTCCGCAGCGGTGGCACCTGGGGGCACCTGGTCTTCGGCGCAGACCAGCGAGAGTTCGTCGGGGGTGCGGGTCAGGGACCAGAACGCCCCGGCCAGCGTGGGCAGGGGCGCATCTGGGGGCAGCTGCACCACGGCGTAGCGGCCCGGCAGCAGCGACAGGGTCTGGGGGGTCATGGCCCTATTGTGCCCGTGCAGGCTGGGCGCGCCCGGGTCTACTCGCGCCAGATGGCCCAGTGCTCTTCCAGGGCGTCCATCTCTTCTTTGCTGTGGCCCCCCTGGCGCAGCAGCGCCATGATCTGGCCCCGGTGGTGGCTGTCGTGGACCACCGTGTGCATCAGGAAATGCACCGGGTGGGCGCGGTAACTGCCTTCATTCCAGGGGTCCGCGAAGGGCTCGCCAGACGCGAGATGCGCCTGCACGGCCTTCAGGGCCGCCTCGTCCCCGGCAGTGAAGGCCGCGCCCAGGTCACTGGCTGGGGCGTTCTGCCAGCGCCACATCGGGTCACCGTCCGCGTCTTTCTGGGTGGGGTCCAGCAGCACCATAGCGTGGTCGCGCGACAGGTTCCACAGCCAGCCTACCCGGAAACCCGCCATATGGCGCAGGTGCCGCTCAATGGTCCAGCCCCCGTGGCCGTCGCTGAGGGAAAAGTCTGCCGGGCTCAGCGCCCCCAGGAGGGCCGCGTTCACGCGGGCGTTGCGGCGAAAGGTTTCCAGCGGCAGGGCAAGGTCGGCCATACATTCATTCTCCTGAAAAGGCAGGGGGCGGGGTACGGTCCCAGAACTCCGGCGGTTCAAGACCCAGGGCCCGCAGGTACACGTACCCCTGGGCGCGGTGGTGCACCTGGTTGTCAACGGCGCCCAGTGCGGCGTCCAGGCCACTCAGTTCGCCCCAGCCGGTGCGGTGTGCGCCCAGATAGGCCGCGTCGGGTACCCCCGGCAGTTCGCGCGCCAGCTGTGCGGTCTGGGCGGCCCAGGCGGCGCGCAGGGCTGCCGGGTCCCGCCCGGTCGGCGCGGACCAGCGGGGCTCGCCCCATATGCCGCTTCGCAGCCCCTGCAGCACATACCCGGTCTGACCATGGACCTCCCAGAGCATGGCGCCGAAGGACCGCAGCGGCGGCGCAGGCGAGAAGGTCAACAGCGCCTCGTCCGGGTACAGCGCCAGGGTGCGGGCGGTCAGGTGGTGGTGCCCCAGCCAGTGGGCGGCCAGCGCGGCGCCCAGCATCAGCGCTCGTAAAAGGCGGGGGGCTCTACACCCAGGGCCCGCAGATACACGTACCCCTGGGCGCGGTGGTGAATCTCGTTGTCCACCGCGTAGATCGTGGCCACCCAGCCGGGCATGTTCCCCCACGGCAGGGTGTGCAGCGCGCTGAAAAAGGCGGGGTCAGTGCCAGCGCCCACCTGCGAGAGCCGCTCATCCAGGGCGTCCCACTCGCGCAGCAGCTCGGCCTGGGTGGCGGGGCCAGCCGCCCAGTCTGGCTCGGGCCACTGCCCCGTGTCCATGGCCTGCACCGTCATGGCGCTCAGCAGATGAATTTCGGTGGCCTGCACGCCAAAGGGCCGCATGCCGCCCACGCTGAAGGTGAACAGGGCTTCTTCCGGGAATGCGGCGATCACGCGGCGGGTCAGGGCGCGGTGCCCCTGCCAGTGCGACACGAAATCTGAAATGGACAGGGCGGGGGCCGTCGGAAGGGCAGAGACAGTCATACTTGAACCTCCTGGGGTTGAATCTGCCCCCAGCGTAATGGTGATTCCCGTCAGGGTGTGTCGTGTTTGGGGTGTAGGCTGGGGCCCATGTACAACCCGGCCATGCGGGTGCTGACGGTGCTGGAACTGCTGCAGGCGCACGAGACTGTGACCGGCGCGGAGCTGGCCCGCCGCCTGGAGGTCAGCCCGCGCACGGTGCAGCGCTACGTGACCCGCCTGCAGGACCTGGGCATTCCGGTGGAAGGCCGCCGGGGCGTGGGCGGGGCCTACCGGCTGAGGCCGGGCTTTCGCCTGCCGCCTCTGATGTTCACCCCGGACGAGGCGCTGGCCGCCGCCCTGGGCCTGCGCGCCCTGCAACAGCTGGGCCTGGGCGCCCTGGCCCCCGCTGCCGAGAGCGCCGGGGCCAAGCTGGCCCGCAGCCTGCCCCAGGGCCTGCGCGACGATGTGCGGGCCCTGGAAGGCAGCGTGGAACTGGACGCCTCGCCCTGGACGGTGGGTGTGGAGGTGGCGGTGCTGGCGCCGCTGCTGCGCGCCGTGCGCGCGGCGCGCACGGTGCAGCTGACCTACACGGCCCTGGACGCGCCGCCCAGCACGCGGCAGGTGGACATCTACCGGGTGGTGCATTTTGACGGCCGCTGGTACGCCGTGGGCTGGTGCCACCTGCGCCGCGAGAAGCGCTCCTTTCGCGTGGACCGCATAGGGGCGCTGGAGGTGCTGCCCGCCACCTTCACGCCCCCCGCCGACTTCGATGCCGCTGCCTACCTGCGCGCGCAGCTGCGCGCCCCGCCCACCGCCTATACCGTGAGTGTGTGGCTGAACGCACCCGCGGAGCACCTGCGCGGCCGGGTGTCGCTGTGGGGCAGCGAGCTGGAAGCCGAGGAACAGGGCACCCGCCTGCGCTGCCAACGCGAGCACCTGCACTCGTTTGCCGCCTTTCTGCTGGGGCTGGGCTGCGACTTCCGCATCGACAGCCCCCCGGAACTGCACGCCGAATTTGCCCGCTTGCACGCGCGCTGCGCGGCCTACGCACAGTCCTCGGAGCCGCTACACTGACCCATGACGACCCTCCCCACGAACCAGGACCTGGCCCAGGGCAAGGCGTACGTGGCCCCGGGCATCACGGTGTACTACGACGCCCGGCGCTGCGTGCATGTGGCCAACTGCGTGCGCGGCTTGCCGGAAGTCTTCAGGCCCGGCGAGCGGCCCTGGATTCAGGCGGCCCAAGCCGGGGCCCTGGCGGTGGCGGCGGTGGTGCGCACCTGCCCCACGGGCGCCCTGCACTACGCCCTGGACAGTGAAGGCCCCGAAGCGCCCCAGGCGCCCACCACGGTCACCCCGCTGCCCGACGGGCCGCTGGTCCTGCGCGGCAACCTGATCCTGCAGACCCCGGGCGGCGAGGTCCGCGACGTGCGCGCCGCCCTGTGCCGCTGCGGCCAGAGCGGGAATAAGCCCTACTGCGACGGCACCCACGCGCAGGTGGGGTGGAAAAGCGGAGAGGGGTAGCAGCGGCAACCGGCAGCTCTGGTGAATTTGGCCGTGCCACACGCGCCACGGCCCCAGGAGAACTGCTCTAGACTGGCGCATGACTTCCCTTCTCAACATCCCCGACCTGATTCGCAAGAAGCGCGACGGCGAGACCCACACCCGCGCCGAACTGGAGCAGCTGGTGCTGGGCTACACGCGCGGTGAGGTGCCCGACTATCAGATGAGCGCTTGGCTGATGGCCGTCTACCTGCGGGGCATGCAAGAACAGGAAACCGCCGACCTGACCATGGTGATGGCCCAGAGCGGCGACCTGATGGACCTGGGCACCCTGGAGCGCACCGTGGACAAGCACTCCACCGGCGGCGTGGGCGATAAGACCAGCCTGATCCTGACGCCCATGCTGGCCGCGCTGGGCCTGACGGTCGCCAAGATGAGCGGGCGCGGGCTGGCCCACACGGGCGGCACCATTGACAAGCTCGAAAGCGTTCCCGGCTGGAGCCCGGAACTGGGAGAAGAAGCGTTTCTGCGTCAGGCGCGCCAGACGGGCCTCGCCCTGGTGGGCCAGAGCAAGGACCTTGCCCCGGCCGACGGCAAGCTGTACGCCCTGCGCGACGTGACCGCCACGGTGGACTGCCTGCCCCTGATCGCTTCGTCCATCATGAGCAAGAAGCTGGCTTCGGGCGCGCAGACGGTGGTGCTGGACGTGAAGGTGGGCGCCGGGGCGTTTATGCGCACGCTGGAGGATGGCCGGGGCCTGGCGCGCGCCATGGTGGATATTGGCACCCGCGCGGGGCGGCAGGTGCGCGCGGTGCTGACCGACATGGACACGCCCCTGGGCTTTATGGCGGGCAACAGCCTGGAAGTCCTGGAGGCCCTGGACACCCTGCGCGGCGAGGGCCCCCACGACCTGACCGAGCTGTGCGTGGCCCTGGCCGTGGAAGCCCTGGCCGCCCACGGCGAGGACGAAACCCAGGCCGAGGCCAGGGCCCGCCAGACCCTGCGAGACGGCAGCGCGCTGGCCAAGTTTCGCGCCTTTGTGGCCGCGCAGGGCGGCGACGCCACGTACGTGGACGACCCCAAGAAATTTGACGTGGCCCCTGGCCGCGCGCAGGTGCTGGCCCAGACCGCCGGCTTCGTGCAGAAGGTAGACGCCCTGAGCGTGGGCCGCGCCGTGCTGGCCCTGGGCGGCGGGCGCGAACGCAAGGGTGAAGCCATTGACCACGGCGTGGGCGTGGAACTGCTGAAGAAGCCCGGCGAGGCGGTGGCGGCCGGCGAGGCCGTCCTGCGGATCTACCACAGAGACGGGCGCGGGCTGGACACTGCCCAGCGCCTGCTGGAAGGGGGTCTGGCGGTCAGCGAGACGGCCCCCGCCGCCGAACCGCTGATTCTGGACCGCGTGAATTGAGGAGGCCATGAGCTATGGGCCGTGAGCCATGAGGGAGGACCGGGAGAGGATGCCCGGTTCTCTTCCTTTCATACGGGTTCCGAATAATTCCGTGACGTGTGACGGAATTATTCCGACCGGAGAGAGCAGGAAAGAATGCGGATGTCCGGGAATTGGGCTGGAACAGCGCCGAAGGCGGGGAACATCCAGTTCTTCCCGGATGTTACGGAAATGGACGGCAGTCCGTATCAGGGGAGAAGCGCCTGTGTTTGGCTCTGCCGGCGCCAGGAAAGAACGGCCCCACCTGCCCCCAGACCCCAAAGCCCAAGGCTCATGGCCCAAAGCCCACGGCCCAGTGCCCCTTCACGGCACCCGCAGCGCCTTGCAGTTCTCGCCGGGCAGGCGGGGGGGCGGGGCGTCACTGGACACGACGACCTTCTCGGTTTTGCCCACGTAGCCCCTGCAGCGGGCCAGCTGTTCCAGGTACGCGGGATCGTTGGCGGCCCGAATGGCGTCTTGCAGCACACGGGCGTCCTCTTCCAGGGCAGCCACGCGCACCAGGGCCTGGCGGGTCTCGGCCGACCAGGTGGCGCTGCGGTAGAGCATGTGCCCCAGCTGAAAACTCAGTTGCACGATGCCCAGGGCCGCAAGCACACTGGCCACCATCATGCTCAGGGGCAGGCGCTGCACACGCCGCCACCAGGCGCGCCGCGCCGGGCGGGGGGGTGGGGGCGCGTCCGTCACGCCCGGCAGGATAGTGCATGGGCACGGGAACAGATGAGCCGGCGGGTGCGCCGCTACACTGGGCCGCATGACGGGAACCTCTGAACAGGGCTCGGCCTCGGCGCGCGTGCCTGCGCTGAACTGGCAGGA
Coding sequences:
- a CDS encoding cell division protein FtsB, whose amino-acid sequence is MTDAPPPPRPARRAWWRRVQRLPLSMMVASVLAALGIVQLSFQLGHMLYRSATWSAETRQALVRVAALEEDARVLQDAIRAANDPAYLEQLARCRGYVGKTEKVVVSSDAPPPRLPGENCKALRVP